The proteins below are encoded in one region of Pseudomonas sp. SCB32:
- a CDS encoding MFS transporter, whose protein sequence is MAPNNSKAKAVFRVVSGNFLEMYDFMVYGFYATAIAKTFFPGDDAFASLMLSLATFGAGFLMRPLGAIFLGAYIDRHGRRQGLIITLGLMAMGTLLIAFVPGYGTLGVAAPLLVLLGRLLQGFSAGVELGGVSVYLAEIATPDKRGFFVSWQSASQQVAVVFAGLLGVLLNHWLSPQDMGEWGWRVPFFVGCLIVPALFIIRRSLEETPEFQKRKHHPSLSEVLRSIGRNFGLVLAGTAMVVMTTVSFYLITAYTPTFGKNELHLSDFDSLLVTMCVGLSNFIWLPLMGALSDRIGRKPLLLAATVLALVTAYPMLSWLVAAPSFARLLEVELWLSFLYGSYNGAMVVALTEIMPADVRTTGFSLAYSLATATFGGFTPAVCTWLIHTLDNKAAPGLWLSGAATLGLLATLVLFRKGGRLREGALAAAGD, encoded by the coding sequence ATGGCCCCGAATAATTCCAAAGCCAAAGCCGTCTTCCGTGTCGTGAGTGGTAACTTTCTCGAGATGTACGACTTCATGGTGTATGGCTTTTACGCCACCGCCATTGCCAAGACGTTCTTCCCCGGCGACGACGCCTTCGCCTCCCTGATGCTATCGCTGGCGACCTTCGGTGCCGGTTTCCTGATGCGGCCGCTGGGCGCGATCTTCCTCGGTGCCTATATCGACCGCCACGGTCGCCGCCAGGGCCTGATCATCACCCTCGGCCTGATGGCCATGGGCACGTTGCTGATCGCCTTCGTGCCCGGCTATGGGACCCTGGGTGTGGCGGCGCCGCTTCTGGTGCTGCTGGGCCGCCTGTTGCAGGGCTTCTCCGCCGGCGTCGAGCTGGGCGGGGTCTCGGTGTACCTGGCGGAAATCGCCACGCCCGACAAGCGCGGATTCTTCGTCAGCTGGCAGTCCGCCAGCCAGCAGGTCGCGGTGGTGTTCGCCGGCCTGCTCGGTGTGCTCCTCAACCACTGGCTGAGCCCGCAGGACATGGGCGAGTGGGGCTGGCGCGTGCCGTTCTTCGTCGGTTGCCTGATCGTTCCGGCGCTGTTCATCATCCGCCGTTCCCTGGAAGAAACCCCTGAGTTCCAGAAGCGCAAGCATCACCCGAGCCTGTCCGAGGTGCTGCGCTCCATTGGCCGGAACTTCGGCCTGGTACTGGCCGGCACCGCCATGGTGGTGATGACCACGGTGTCCTTCTACCTGATCACCGCCTACACCCCGACCTTCGGCAAGAACGAGTTGCACCTGTCGGACTTCGACAGTCTGCTGGTGACCATGTGCGTGGGCCTGTCCAACTTCATCTGGCTGCCGCTGATGGGCGCGCTGTCCGACCGCATCGGGCGCAAGCCGTTGCTGCTCGCGGCCACCGTGCTGGCGCTGGTCACGGCCTACCCGATGCTGTCCTGGCTGGTGGCCGCGCCGAGCTTTGCGCGCCTGCTGGAAGTGGAGCTATGGCTCTCCTTCCTCTACGGCAGCTACAACGGCGCCATGGTCGTTGCGCTCACCGAGATCATGCCGGCGGACGTGCGCACCACCGGCTTCTCCCTGGCCTACAGCCTGGCCACCGCCACGTTCGGCGGCTTCACTCCGGCCGTTTGCACCTGGCTTATCCACACCCTGGACAACAAGGCCGCGCCGGGCCTCTGGCTCAGCGGCGCAGCAACGCTCGGCCTGCTCGCCACCCTGGTGCTGTTCCGCAAGGGCGGTCGCCTGCGGGAGGGCGCGCTGGCAGCCGCGGGTGACTGA
- a CDS encoding nucleoside recognition domain-containing protein, whose translation MLNGLWLGFFIVAAVTALSRWLLGGEATVFAAMVESLFAMAKLSVDVMVLLFGTLTLWLGFLRIAEKAGLVEKLAVLLGPLFRRLMPEVPAGHPAIGLITLNFAANGLGLDNAATPIGLKAMKALQELNPSSTTASNAQILFLVLNASSLTLLPVTIFMYRAQQGAADPTLVFLPILLATSASTLVGLLSVSVMQRLRLWDPVVLAYLIPGALALGAFMALLSSLSATALAQLSSLLGNVTLFGIIMLFLVVGWLKKVPVYETFVEGAKEGFDVAKGLLPYLVAMLCAVGVLRASGALEMVLNGIRWGVEGLGWDTRFVDALPTALVKPFSGSAARAMLLETMQSHGVDSFPALVAATVQGSTETTFYVLAVYFGAVSIQRARHAVGCALLADLAGVLASIGVCYWFFA comes from the coding sequence ATGCTCAACGGCCTGTGGCTGGGCTTTTTCATCGTCGCGGCGGTTACCGCGCTTTCCCGCTGGCTGCTCGGAGGCGAGGCGACCGTCTTCGCCGCCATGGTGGAAAGCCTGTTCGCCATGGCCAAGTTGTCGGTGGACGTGATGGTGCTGCTGTTCGGCACGCTGACGCTCTGGCTGGGCTTCCTGCGCATCGCCGAGAAGGCCGGCCTGGTGGAGAAGCTCGCGGTCCTGCTCGGCCCGCTGTTCCGCCGGCTGATGCCGGAAGTGCCGGCCGGCCACCCGGCCATCGGCCTGATCACCCTGAACTTCGCTGCCAATGGTCTGGGCCTGGACAACGCCGCCACCCCCATCGGCCTGAAAGCCATGAAGGCGCTGCAGGAACTCAACCCCAGCAGTACCACCGCGAGCAACGCACAGATTCTCTTCCTGGTGCTCAACGCCTCGTCGCTGACCCTGCTGCCGGTGACCATCTTCATGTACCGCGCGCAGCAGGGCGCCGCCGATCCGACCCTGGTATTCCTGCCGATCCTCCTCGCCACCAGCGCCTCCACGCTGGTAGGCCTGCTCAGCGTGTCGGTGATGCAGCGCCTGCGCCTGTGGGACCCAGTGGTGCTGGCCTACCTGATCCCCGGCGCGCTGGCGCTGGGCGCCTTCATGGCGCTGCTCTCCAGCCTGTCCGCCACCGCGCTGGCGCAGCTGTCGTCGCTGCTGGGCAACGTGACCTTGTTCGGCATCATCATGCTGTTCCTCGTGGTCGGCTGGCTGAAGAAGGTTCCGGTGTACGAAACCTTCGTCGAAGGCGCGAAGGAAGGCTTCGACGTTGCTAAGGGCCTGCTGCCCTACCTGGTGGCGATGCTCTGCGCGGTTGGCGTGCTGCGGGCCTCCGGCGCGCTGGAAATGGTACTGAACGGCATCCGCTGGGGGGTCGAAGGCCTGGGCTGGGACACCCGCTTCGTCGACGCGCTACCCACCGCCCTGGTCAAGCCGTTCTCCGGCAGCGCGGCGCGGGCCATGCTGCTGGAAACCATGCAGTCCCATGGTGTGGACAGCTTCCCGGCGCTGGTGGCGGCCACGGTGCAAGGCAGCACCGAGACGACCTTCTACGTGCTGGCCGTGTACTTCGGTGCGGTGAGCATCCAGCGCGCCCGCCATGCCGTGGGCTGTGCGTTGCTGGCGGACCTAGCCGGCGTGCTGGCGTCCATCGGAGTCTGCTACTGGTTCTTCGCCTGA
- a CDS encoding DUF1328 domain-containing protein, translated as MLSWALTFLIIAIIAGVLGFGGIAGAATSIAKILFVLFLVLFVVSFIAGHRRG; from the coding sequence ATGCTCAGCTGGGCTCTGACATTCCTGATCATCGCCATCATTGCCGGTGTGCTCGGTTTCGGCGGCATTGCGGGCGCTGCGACCAGCATTGCCAAGATCCTGTTCGTCCTGTTCCTGGTGCTGTTCGTCGTGTCGTTCATCGCCGGGCACCGACGGGGCTGA
- a CDS encoding pitrilysin family protein gives MRWLLLPLLSLLFAGWSHADQRQTVEAYQLANGMGVLFKPTREKGHVAIRLIVGVGFSDFSCHDRQLPHLMEHLFFSGLDGGDEADLEARMQALGGQWNAYTSEGDTAFVVESPAATQRQVLDLLLEAITRTQLDAHKIASAKQVLVREDGGHYSHLQRWLDHQNVSRAGQEQLAVELGLACAERAPVGHLSQEQLEQLRKDWYVPSNMTLIIVGDLDPRLPVYLGHSYGALVDHDTPERREVPVMKGPAERQRTLTTSLFGESAVLHWIFPEPEDADGASLDLLQAYLNDALYTDLRVRRELSYGPWSERSAWANQGFLSLNADIERDDQDATLKALREVVDKIRHDGLDPARFSRIQRVARAQLAWSTPGNSTLADYYWGALADFDDGRFPDEDKRLAKVSLQQVNELAQQLFKDDGYLRIEKPLLDDDAVYPLAAVATLLVAVLLGLALWRRRG, from the coding sequence ATGCGCTGGTTGTTGTTACCCCTGCTGTCCCTGCTGTTTGCTGGTTGGTCGCACGCCGATCAGCGACAGACGGTCGAGGCCTATCAGCTGGCAAACGGCATGGGCGTACTGTTCAAGCCCACCCGCGAAAAGGGCCACGTCGCCATCCGTCTGATCGTCGGCGTCGGCTTCAGCGACTTTTCCTGTCATGACCGCCAGTTGCCGCACCTGATGGAACACCTGTTCTTCAGCGGCCTGGACGGCGGCGACGAAGCCGACCTGGAAGCCCGCATGCAGGCCCTGGGTGGCCAGTGGAACGCCTATACCAGTGAAGGCGATACTGCCTTCGTCGTCGAGTCGCCGGCCGCCACCCAGCGCCAGGTGCTCGACCTGCTTCTGGAAGCCATCACCCGCACCCAGCTGGATGCCCACAAGATCGCTTCGGCCAAGCAGGTGCTGGTGCGGGAGGACGGCGGCCATTATTCGCACCTGCAGCGCTGGCTCGACCACCAGAACGTCAGCCGCGCCGGACAGGAACAGCTCGCCGTAGAGCTGGGCCTCGCCTGCGCCGAGCGCGCACCGGTCGGGCACCTGAGCCAGGAGCAGCTGGAGCAGTTGCGCAAGGATTGGTACGTGCCGAGCAACATGACGCTGATCATCGTCGGTGACCTCGACCCGCGCCTGCCGGTGTATCTGGGCCACAGTTATGGCGCGCTGGTCGATCACGACACCCCGGAACGCCGCGAGGTGCCGGTGATGAAGGGTCCCGCCGAGCGCCAGCGCACGCTGACCACCAGCCTGTTCGGCGAAAGCGCGGTACTGCACTGGATATTCCCGGAGCCCGAAGACGCCGATGGCGCGTCCCTCGACCTCCTGCAGGCCTACCTGAACGATGCGCTCTATACCGATCTGCGGGTGCGCCGTGAGCTGTCGTACGGTCCGTGGAGCGAGCGCAGCGCCTGGGCCAACCAGGGATTCCTGAGCCTGAACGCCGACATCGAGCGTGACGACCAGGACGCCACGCTCAAGGCATTGCGCGAGGTGGTGGACAAGATTCGCCACGACGGCCTGGACCCGGCGCGCTTCAGCCGAATCCAGCGCGTGGCCCGCGCCCAGCTGGCCTGGAGTACACCGGGTAACTCGACGCTGGCGGACTATTACTGGGGAGCACTGGCGGATTTCGACGACGGTCGCTTCCCCGACGAGGACAAACGCCTGGCGAAGGTCAGCCTGCAGCAGGTGAACGAGCTGGCACAGCAGCTGTTCAAGGATGACGGCTACCTGCGTATCGAAAAGCCATTGCTCGACGACGATGCCGTCTATCCGCTGGCCGCCGTGGCGACGCTGCTGGTTGCCGTGCTGCTGGGTCTGGCGTTGTGGCGCCGGCGAGGCTGA
- a CDS encoding GNAT family N-acetyltransferase produces MMTHSNPAELAALAAVGADHWIETLDDGSHVLIRPLRSEDRERERLFLERLSPMTRKFRFHGEVKIDDKLLDRLMDVDYQRTMAFIALTHVDGELREVGISRYAAVDGQQCECAVTIADEWKQLGLDVALMRHLIDVAKRNGFSQMYSIDSSMDRDMRDMSRELGFRAQLDPEDACQVVRRLAL; encoded by the coding sequence ATGATGACCCACAGCAACCCTGCGGAGCTTGCAGCCCTCGCGGCTGTAGGCGCCGATCACTGGATAGAGACCCTCGATGACGGCAGCCATGTGCTGATCCGCCCGCTGCGCTCGGAAGACCGGGAACGCGAGCGCCTGTTCCTCGAGCGTCTGTCGCCCATGACCCGCAAATTCCGCTTCCACGGCGAGGTGAAGATCGACGACAAGCTGCTCGACCGCCTGATGGACGTGGATTACCAGCGCACCATGGCCTTCATCGCGCTGACCCATGTCGACGGTGAGCTGCGGGAGGTCGGCATCAGCCGTTACGCGGCGGTGGATGGCCAGCAATGCGAGTGTGCGGTGACCATCGCCGATGAGTGGAAGCAGCTGGGCCTGGATGTCGCGCTGATGCGCCACCTGATCGATGTCGCCAAGCGCAATGGCTTCAGCCAGATGTACTCCATCGACTCTTCCATGGACCGCGACATGCGCGACATGTCCCGTGAGCTGGGCTTCCGCGCCCAACTCGATCCGGAAGACGCCTGCCAGGTGGTTCGTCGCCTGGCCCTGTAA
- the algB gene encoding sigma-54-dependent response regulator transcription factor AlgB: MDAPAEQQGRILLVDDEPAILRSFRYCLEDEGYSVATASSASQADTLLLHQVFDLCFLDLRLGEDNGLDVLAQMRVQAPWMRVVIITAHSAIDSAVNAMQGGAADYLVKPCSPDQLRLAAAKQLEVHQLTTRLEALEGEMRKQGEVLESQSPAMAAVLETARQVAATDANILILGESGTGKGELARAIHGWSKRAKKSCVTINCPSLSAELTESELFGHSRGAFTGATENTLGRISQADGGTLFLDEIGDFPLVLQPKLLRFIQDKEYERVGDPVSRSADVRILAATNRDLAGMVTQGSFREDLLYRLNVIVLNLPPLRERAEDILTLAERFLARFVKDYGRPARGFTDEARDLLRRYGWPGNVRELRNVIERASIICNQEMIGIEHLAPGEHSANATPRIGEALSLEELEKAHIAAVMASSATLDQAAKTLGIDASTLYRKRKQYSL; encoded by the coding sequence ATGGACGCACCGGCTGAGCAACAAGGCCGCATCCTTCTGGTCGATGACGAGCCCGCCATCCTCCGCTCGTTCCGCTATTGCCTGGAAGACGAAGGCTATAGCGTAGCCACCGCCAGCAGCGCCTCCCAGGCCGACACACTGCTGCTGCACCAGGTGTTCGACCTGTGTTTCCTCGATCTGCGCCTGGGCGAAGACAACGGCCTGGATGTGCTGGCCCAGATGCGCGTGCAGGCGCCCTGGATGCGCGTGGTGATCATCACTGCCCACTCCGCAATCGACAGCGCGGTAAACGCCATGCAGGGCGGGGCTGCCGACTACCTGGTGAAACCTTGCAGCCCCGATCAGTTGCGCCTTGCCGCCGCCAAGCAGCTGGAGGTTCACCAGCTCACCACACGCCTCGAGGCGCTGGAAGGCGAAATGCGCAAGCAGGGCGAAGTGCTCGAATCGCAGAGCCCGGCCATGGCCGCCGTGCTGGAAACCGCCCGCCAGGTCGCTGCCACCGACGCCAATATCCTCATCCTTGGCGAGTCCGGTACCGGCAAGGGTGAGCTGGCGCGGGCCATCCACGGTTGGAGCAAGCGGGCGAAGAAATCCTGCGTGACCATCAACTGTCCGTCGCTGAGTGCCGAGCTGACCGAAAGCGAACTGTTCGGGCATAGCCGTGGCGCATTCACCGGCGCCACCGAGAACACCCTCGGTCGCATCAGCCAGGCCGACGGCGGCACCCTGTTCCTCGACGAGATCGGCGACTTCCCCCTGGTCCTGCAGCCCAAGCTGCTGCGCTTCATCCAGGACAAGGAGTACGAGCGGGTAGGCGATCCGGTCTCGCGCAGCGCCGACGTGCGCATTCTCGCGGCGACCAACCGCGACCTGGCCGGCATGGTCACCCAGGGCAGCTTCCGTGAGGACTTGCTGTACCGCCTGAACGTGATCGTGCTGAACCTGCCGCCATTGCGCGAACGCGCCGAGGACATCCTGACCCTTGCCGAGCGCTTCCTCGCCCGCTTCGTCAAGGACTATGGCCGACCGGCCCGCGGCTTCACCGATGAAGCCCGCGACCTGCTGCGCCGCTATGGCTGGCCCGGCAATGTGCGCGAGCTGAGAAACGTAATAGAACGTGCGAGCATCATCTGCAATCAGGAGATGATCGGTATAGAACACCTCGCCCCTGGCGAGCACTCGGCGAACGCCACACCGCGCATCGGCGAAGCACTCAGTCTGGAAGAATTGGAAAAAGCTCATATCGCCGCGGTGATGGCCTCCAGCGCAACCCTCGATCAGGCCGCCAAGACCCTGGGCATCGACGCATCCACGCTGTACCGCAAGCGCAAGCAATACAGCCTGTGA
- a CDS encoding BON domain-containing protein, giving the protein MSIPKLLVLALGSVLLASQPLVGQAEESTLTEQLAAARQEGSIWTAINLNRDLKPFRLSVDVEKGRAVLSGKVANEEQRALAAQVAMSVEGITAVDNRITVDSTLANSEAPRSDAVQSWDDAALAARVKAKLLLDKPADGLDIKVSSKAGAVTLEGTAPSEEASQQASHLAVQTEGVASVDNRLKVVPEGSSTKKLEDSVNDAQAAVSDAWITSQIKADVVARHALSGLSIGVSTRDGVVSLSGVVPSSAERQQLIDTARKTRGVHEVDASALKVAGQTSGLYRPSEGQMRS; this is encoded by the coding sequence ATGTCTATCCCGAAGCTGCTTGTCCTGGCCCTCGGCAGCGTGTTGCTGGCCAGCCAACCGTTGGTCGGCCAGGCCGAGGAATCCACCCTCACCGAGCAACTGGCTGCCGCGCGCCAGGAAGGTTCGATCTGGACCGCCATCAACCTCAACCGCGACCTGAAACCCTTCAGGCTCAGCGTGGATGTGGAAAAGGGCCGTGCCGTGCTCAGTGGCAAGGTTGCCAATGAAGAACAGCGTGCACTGGCGGCGCAGGTCGCGATGAGCGTCGAAGGCATCACCGCTGTGGATAACCGTATTACCGTCGACTCGACACTGGCCAACAGCGAAGCGCCGCGCAGCGATGCGGTGCAGAGTTGGGACGATGCGGCGCTGGCTGCTCGGGTCAAGGCCAAGCTGCTGCTCGATAAGCCCGCCGACGGGCTGGACATCAAGGTCTCCAGCAAGGCGGGCGCGGTCACCCTGGAAGGTACGGCACCCAGCGAGGAAGCCAGCCAGCAGGCCTCCCACCTTGCCGTGCAGACCGAAGGGGTCGCCTCTGTGGATAACCGCCTGAAGGTGGTGCCGGAAGGTTCGTCGACCAAGAAGCTGGAAGATTCCGTGAACGATGCGCAGGCCGCGGTCAGCGATGCCTGGATCACCAGCCAGATCAAGGCAGACGTGGTGGCGCGTCATGCGTTGAGCGGGCTTTCCATCGGTGTGTCCACCCGCGATGGCGTGGTCAGCCTAAGTGGTGTGGTGCCCAGCAGTGCTGAGCGTCAGCAACTGATCGACACCGCGCGCAAGACCCGTGGCGTTCATGAGGTGGACGCCAGCGCCTTGAAGGTGGCCGGGCAGACTAGCGGCCTGTACCGACCGTCCGAGGGGCAGATGCGGTCATGA
- a CDS encoding DUF3313 domain-containing protein yields MTRLPVVPTLLLASALALAGCSSQKPDASQYSGFLDDYSQLKPATSPSGQPVLRWVDPNLKLSNYSSVLVERPVYFPQPKPTENVDQTTLNTIPDYLKQRIEQQLSSRYRVVQQADRDTLVLKTAITGVNVSTEGLHAYEVIPIALVVAATTTAIGTRDQETEVYVEMEALDGATSKPVAKVVRKGAGKTLENTSTRLTLNDLKPVLDGWARDAANFKP; encoded by the coding sequence ATGACGCGACTCCCGGTAGTACCCACCCTGCTGTTGGCCAGCGCCCTGGCGCTGGCCGGATGCTCCAGCCAGAAACCGGACGCCTCGCAGTATTCAGGCTTCCTCGACGACTACTCCCAGCTCAAACCCGCGACCTCGCCCAGCGGGCAACCGGTGCTGCGCTGGGTGGACCCGAATCTGAAACTGAGCAACTACAGCTCGGTGCTGGTGGAGCGGCCGGTGTACTTCCCGCAACCCAAGCCTACCGAGAACGTCGATCAGACGACCCTGAACACGATTCCCGATTACCTGAAGCAGCGCATCGAGCAGCAGCTGAGCAGCCGCTATCGCGTGGTACAGCAAGCCGATCGCGACACCCTGGTGCTCAAGACTGCTATCACCGGCGTAAACGTTTCCACCGAGGGTCTGCACGCCTACGAGGTGATCCCGATCGCCCTGGTGGTGGCGGCCACCACCACCGCAATCGGCACGCGGGACCAGGAAACCGAGGTTTATGTGGAAATGGAAGCGCTGGATGGTGCCACCAGCAAGCCGGTGGCCAAGGTTGTGCGCAAGGGCGCCGGCAAGACGCTGGAGAACACCAGCACACGCCTGACGCTCAATGACCTGAAACCCGTGCTCGACGGCTGGGCGCGCGACGCCGCCAACTTCAAACCCTGA
- a CDS encoding serine protease — MNMNWGVLFLVVLTGCNGWVSPETNGSLTDRYFSVFSGPPLPGVMVASAVQWNSDYAVTAAHTPFLRNQAYRCSTGCDLLFITHKAEGQVPRWRDFRPGEAVTALGSSSLLIPMSAQGRIWPASFVKPGSSSQEHYGIHDAAIAKGMSGGPLIASDGSVLGINIGYSKGWSAQPDRPEKAGMARLSVFVPYSVILREWRLFQAQAAKNAAHPLQAKNQ; from the coding sequence ATGAACATGAATTGGGGAGTGTTGTTTCTGGTTGTCCTGACCGGTTGCAACGGATGGGTCTCGCCAGAAACCAACGGTTCGCTGACCGATCGCTACTTCAGTGTTTTTTCCGGACCGCCACTGCCGGGCGTGATGGTCGCCTCCGCCGTTCAGTGGAATTCCGACTATGCCGTTACCGCCGCCCATACCCCTTTCCTGCGGAACCAGGCGTATCGCTGCAGCACCGGCTGCGACCTGCTGTTCATTACCCACAAGGCCGAGGGGCAGGTTCCCCGCTGGCGCGACTTCCGCCCCGGCGAAGCCGTCACCGCCCTGGGCAGCAGTAGCCTGTTGATCCCGATGAGCGCCCAGGGCCGGATCTGGCCGGCATCGTTCGTCAAACCCGGGTCATCCAGCCAGGAGCATTACGGCATCCATGACGCGGCGATCGCCAAGGGCATGTCCGGCGGACCACTGATTGCCAGCGACGGCAGCGTGCTGGGGATCAATATCGGCTACAGCAAGGGCTGGTCAGCGCAGCCGGATCGCCCCGAGAAGGCGGGGATGGCTCGGCTGAGCGTTTTTGTCCCCTACAGCGTGATACTGCGGGAATGGCGCCTGTTCCAGGCGCAGGCGGCGAAGAACGCCGCCCACCCCCTTCAGGCGAAGAACCAGTAG
- the gltP gene encoding glutamate/aspartate:proton symporter GltP, which translates to MGKAKLSLAWQILIGLVLGIALGAALNHFSAEKAWWISNVLQPAGDIFIRLIKMIVVPIVISSLVVGIAGMGDAKKLGRIGLKTIIYFEIITTVAIVVGLLLANVFQPGAGIDMSTLGTVDISQYAQTAKEVEHHHAFVETILNLIPSNIIAAMARGEMLPIIFFSVMFGLGLSSLPAPTREPLVKMFQGVAEAMFRVTHMIMRYAPIGVFALIAVTVANFGFASLLPLAKLVVLVYFAIAFFAFIVLGLAARLFGFSIIKLMRIFKDELVLAYSTASSETVLPRIIEKMEAYGAPKAVSSFVVPTGYSFNLDGSTLYQSIAAIFIAQLYGIDLSIGQQLMLVLTLMVTSKGIAGVPGVSFVVLLATLGSVGIPLEGLAFIAGVDRIMDMARTALNVIGNALAVLVISKWEGVYDAQKGARYWQAMQDGRVEAFLEGESPEGKQSSAAH; encoded by the coding sequence ATGGGCAAAGCCAAGCTCAGCCTCGCCTGGCAGATCCTCATCGGCCTGGTACTCGGAATTGCACTGGGCGCCGCGCTCAATCATTTCAGCGCGGAAAAGGCCTGGTGGATCAGCAATGTTCTCCAGCCGGCCGGTGACATCTTCATCCGCCTGATCAAGATGATCGTGGTGCCGATCGTGATTTCCTCGCTCGTCGTCGGCATCGCCGGCATGGGCGACGCGAAGAAGCTCGGACGGATCGGTCTGAAGACCATCATCTATTTCGAAATCATCACCACCGTCGCCATCGTGGTCGGCCTGCTGCTGGCGAACGTGTTCCAGCCGGGCGCCGGCATCGACATGAGCACCCTGGGCACTGTGGATATCTCCCAGTACGCGCAGACTGCCAAGGAAGTCGAGCACCACCATGCGTTCGTCGAGACCATCCTCAACCTGATCCCGTCGAACATCATCGCGGCCATGGCCCGTGGCGAGATGCTGCCGATCATCTTCTTCTCGGTGATGTTCGGCCTGGGGCTTTCCTCGCTGCCGGCACCGACCCGCGAGCCGCTGGTGAAGATGTTCCAGGGCGTGGCCGAGGCAATGTTCCGCGTTACCCACATGATCATGCGCTACGCCCCCATCGGCGTGTTCGCGTTGATCGCGGTGACGGTCGCAAACTTCGGCTTCGCCTCGCTGCTGCCGCTGGCCAAGCTGGTAGTGCTGGTGTACTTCGCCATCGCCTTCTTCGCCTTCATCGTGCTGGGCCTGGCTGCGCGCCTGTTCGGCTTCTCCATCATCAAGCTGATGCGCATCTTCAAGGACGAACTGGTCCTGGCGTACTCCACCGCCAGCTCCGAAACCGTGCTGCCGCGCATCATCGAGAAGATGGAAGCCTACGGCGCGCCCAAGGCGGTGAGCAGCTTCGTAGTGCCCACCGGCTACTCGTTCAACCTCGATGGCTCGACCCTGTACCAGAGCATCGCGGCGATCTTCATCGCCCAGCTCTACGGCATCGACCTGTCCATCGGCCAGCAACTGATGCTGGTGTTGACCCTGATGGTCACCTCCAAGGGCATCGCCGGCGTGCCGGGGGTCTCCTTCGTGGTACTGCTGGCCACCCTGGGCAGCGTGGGCATCCCGCTGGAAGGCCTGGCCTTCATCGCCGGCGTCGACCGCATCATGGACATGGCGCGTACTGCGCTGAACGTGATCGGCAACGCACTGGCCGTGCTGGTGATCTCCAAGTGGGAAGGCGTCTACGACGCGCAGAAGGGTGCCCGTTACTGGCAAGCCATGCAGGACGGTCGCGTCGAAGCGTTCCTTGAAGGTGAGAGCCCGGAGGGCAAGCAGAGCTCCGCCGCTCACTAA
- the wrbA gene encoding NAD(P)H:quinone oxidoreductase, with translation MKKILVLYYSMYGHIERMAQAVAEGAGKVPGVEVTLKRVPETMPEDIARNAGAKLDQQAPVASPQELADYDAILFGSPTRFGNMAGQMRTFLDQTGALWINGALIGKFAGVFTSTGTGGGGETTITSFWHTLAHHGMVIVGLPYSAPELTDISELRAGSPYGAATIAGADGSRQPSEKELALARFQGEHVAKLTVRMQ, from the coding sequence ATGAAGAAGATCCTGGTCCTTTATTACTCGATGTACGGTCACATCGAGCGCATGGCGCAAGCCGTCGCCGAAGGCGCCGGCAAGGTTCCCGGTGTCGAGGTGACGCTCAAGCGCGTTCCCGAAACCATGCCCGAGGACATCGCCCGCAATGCCGGCGCGAAACTCGACCAGCAGGCTCCGGTGGCCAGCCCGCAGGAACTGGCCGACTACGACGCGATCCTGTTCGGCTCACCCACCCGCTTCGGCAACATGGCCGGCCAAATGCGCACCTTCCTGGATCAGACCGGCGCCCTGTGGATAAACGGCGCGCTGATCGGCAAGTTCGCAGGCGTCTTCACGTCCACCGGTACCGGAGGCGGTGGTGAAACCACCATCACCTCGTTCTGGCACACCCTCGCGCACCACGGGATGGTCATTGTAGGCCTGCCCTACAGCGCACCGGAATTGACCGATATCAGTGAACTTCGAGCGGGCTCACCCTACGGCGCCGCTACCATTGCCGGCGCGGATGGCTCGCGCCAGCCCAGCGAAAAGGAACTGGCCCTGGCGAGATTTCAGGGCGAACACGTGGCCAAGCTGACCGTTCGCATGCAATGA